The Athene noctua chromosome 23, bAthNoc1.hap1.1, whole genome shotgun sequence genome window below encodes:
- the TAF8 gene encoding transcription initiation factor TFIID subunit 8 isoform X2, producing the protein MADTASGGSGTRSGSKHATTPADNYYLARRRTLQVVVSSLLTEAGFESAEKAAVETLTEMLQSYISEIGRSAKSYCEHTARTQPTLSDIVVTLVEMGFNVETLPAYAKRSQRMVITAPPVTNQPVTPKALTAGQNKPHPSHIPGHFPEFPDPHTYIKTPDDSGPEKENASVLQQNTSLSGSRNGEENVIDNPYLRPVKKPKIRRKK; encoded by the exons ATGGCCGACACAGCGTCCGGTGGCTCCGGCACG AGGTCGGGCAGCAAACATGCCACCACGCCTGCGGATAACTACTACCTGGCTCGGAGGAGGACTCTGCAGGTGGTGGTCAGCTCCCTGCTCACCGAAGCCGGGTTCGAGAGCGCGGAGAAGGCGGCGGTGGAGACGCTGACGGAGATGTTACAAAGCT ATATTTCTGAAATTGGAAGGAGTGCAAAGTCCTACTGTGAACACACAGCCAGAACACAGCCTACGCTCTCTGATATAGTGGTTACTCTAGTGGAAATGG GGTTCAATGTTGAAACGCTTCCTGCGTACGCCAAGCGCTCCCAGAGGATGGTCATCACTGCTC CTCCTGTGACAAACCAGCCCGTGACTCCCAAAGCTCTGACAGCTGGACAGAACAAGCCCCATCCATCCCACATTCCTGGCCATTTCCCTGAGTTTCCAGATCCTCACACTTACATCAAGACACCA GATGATTCAGGACCTGAAAAGGAGAACGCTTCAGTGTTACAGCAGAACACCTCCCTGTCAGGCAGTCGGAACGGGGAGGAAAATGTGATAGACAATCCCTACCTCAGGCCAGTGAAAAAGCCCAAGATCCGCAGAAAGAAGTGA
- the TAF8 gene encoding transcription initiation factor TFIID subunit 8 isoform X1: protein MRTAPYGSKMADTASGGSGTRSGSKHATTPADNYYLARRRTLQVVVSSLLTEAGFESAEKAAVETLTEMLQSYISEIGRSAKSYCEHTARTQPTLSDIVVTLVEMGFNVETLPAYAKRSQRMVITAPPVTNQPVTPKALTAGQNKPHPSHIPGHFPEFPDPHTYIKTPTYREPVSDYQVLREKAASQRRDVERALTRFMAKTGETQSLFKDDVSTFPLIAARPFTVPYLTALLPSELEMQQMEETDSSEQDDQTDTENLPLHMSTDDSGPEKENASVLQQNTSLSGSRNGEENVIDNPYLRPVKKPKIRRKK, encoded by the exons ATGCGCACAGCTCCGTATGGCTCCAAGATGGCCGACACAGCGTCCGGTGGCTCCGGCACG AGGTCGGGCAGCAAACATGCCACCACGCCTGCGGATAACTACTACCTGGCTCGGAGGAGGACTCTGCAGGTGGTGGTCAGCTCCCTGCTCACCGAAGCCGGGTTCGAGAGCGCGGAGAAGGCGGCGGTGGAGACGCTGACGGAGATGTTACAAAGCT ATATTTCTGAAATTGGAAGGAGTGCAAAGTCCTACTGTGAACACACAGCCAGAACACAGCCTACGCTCTCTGATATAGTGGTTACTCTAGTGGAAATGG GGTTCAATGTTGAAACGCTTCCTGCGTACGCCAAGCGCTCCCAGAGGATGGTCATCACTGCTC CTCCTGTGACAAACCAGCCCGTGACTCCCAAAGCTCTGACAGCTGGACAGAACAAGCCCCATCCATCCCACATTCCTGGCCATTTCCCTGAGTTTCCAGATCCTCACACTTACATCAAGACACCA ACATACCGGGAGCCAGTATCTGATTATCAAGTCCTGCGGGAAAAGGCAGCATCGCAACGGCGCGATGTGGAAAGAGCTCTCACACGTTTCATGGCAAAGACGGGAGAAACGCAGAGTCTTTTCAAAGATGATGTCAGCACGTTCCCAT TGATTGCTGCCAGGCCTTTCACTGTACCCTACCTGACAGCTCTTCTCCCCTCTGAGCTGGAAATGCAGCAAATGGAAGAAACAGATTCATCTGAGCAAGACGACCAGACAGACACTGAGAACCTCCCCCTGCACATGAGCACG GATGATTCAGGACCTGAAAAGGAGAACGCTTCAGTGTTACAGCAGAACACCTCCCTGTCAGGCAGTCGGAACGGGGAGGAAAATGTGATAGACAATCCCTACCTCAGGCCAGTGAAAAAGCCCAAGATCCGCAGAAAGAAGTGA